In Heterodontus francisci isolate sHetFra1 chromosome 40, sHetFra1.hap1, whole genome shotgun sequence, one DNA window encodes the following:
- the LOC137353073 gene encoding interferon regulatory factor 2-binding protein 1-like: MGSAPPPAASATASSSSRRHSCYLCDLPRMPWAMIWDFSQAVCRGCVNYEGADRIELVIEQTRHLKRAHGLPPPGPAPPQLPAQAQAQARPRSPVPRPPLPPHHRLLLGDYPGPEPPLPPPAAAARRPLLGLSSRPLGPGLGLSLGLGLELGRRPELERALREKVPGSGSEALAELSRALRHRAEEWAGRPAAVRDSLLGLSDCAPFPLRLRAEPSLLGRVLAFDAAERPDRALELRLFIEYPSGSGAVHSGVAEACRHMLADSAKEVGSPGLECLEYERRPGAGDWRPLAQLLTEATRLFKEAVPVELLPEPHAEPGGSSAMPAVRGTPARPGTRRRKASPDREPEAGKVPGDGQPWPPGAPHLLPDGPAQIGHSPVALISAAADSMGPKESSQAVHSTTTAPGHSGQRRLASRNGEPGGPSAEPGPGTESQSAPDSSNSPLCCTICHQRLEDTHFVQCPSVPGHKFCFPCSRESIKSQGASGEVYCPSGEKCPLIGSNVPWAFMQGEIATILAGDIKVKKERDP, encoded by the coding sequence ATGGGTTCAGCCCCGCCACCCGCGGCCTCGGccaccgcctcctcctcctcccgccgGCACTCGTGTTACCTGTGCGACCTGCCGCGAATGCCCTGGGCCATGATCTGGGATTTCTCGCAGGCCGTTTGCCGCGGCTGCGTCAACTACGAGGGGGCCGACCGCATCGAGCTGGTCATCGAGCAGACCCGGCACCTGAAGCGGGCCCACGGCCTCCCTCCGCCCGGCCCCGCGCCGCCCCAGCTCCCGGCCCAGGCCCAGGCCCAAGCCCGGCCCCGCTCTCCCGTTCCCCGGCCTCCCCTGCCCCCTCACCACCGCCTCCTGCTGGGCGATTACCCGGGCCCCGAGCCGCCGCTGCCTCCTCCCGCCGCCGCAGCCCGGCGCCCGCTGCTGGGCCTCAGCTCCCGCCCCCTCGGGCCCGGCCTGGGCCTCAGCTTGGGCCTCGGGCTGGAGTTAGGCCGGCGGCCGGAGCTGGAGCGGGCGCTGCGGGAGAAGGTGCCGGGCTCCGGCTCGGAGGCTCTGGCCGAGCTGAGCCGGGCCCTGCGGCACCGGGCCGAGGAGTGGGCGGGCCGGCCGGCCGCTGTGCGGGACTCGCTGCTCGGCCTGTCGGACTGCGCCCCTTTCCCGCTGCGGCTCCGGGCCGAGCCCTCGCTGCTGGGCCGGGTGCTGGCGTTCGACGCGGCTGAGCGGCCGGACCGGGCGTTGGAGCTGCGGCTCTTCATCGAGTACCCGAGCGGCTCGGGGGCCGTGCACTCGGGGGTGGCCGAGGCCTGCCGCCACATGCTGGCCGACAGCGCCAAGGAGGTGGGCAGCCCGGGCCTCGAGTGCCTGGAGTACGAGAGAAGGCCCGGCGCCGGCGACTGGAGGCCCCTGGCCCAGCTCCTGACTGAGGCCACCCGGCTCTTCAAGGAGGCTGTGCCTGTCGAGCTGCTGCCTGAACCCCACGCGGAGCCGGGGGGCAGCTCAGCCATGCCCGCCGTCCGGGGCACCCCTGCCCGGCCTGGCACCCGCCGCCGCAAAGCCTCCCCGGACCGGGAACCCGAGGCGGGCAAAGTGCCCGGGGACGGTCAGCCCTGGCCCCCCGGCGCGCCCCACCTTCTCCCCGACGGCCCGGCCCAGATAGGGCACTCGCCCGTTGCTCTCATCAGCGCCGCCGCCGACTCCATGGGCCCCAAGGAGTCCAGCCAGGCCGTCCACTCCACCACCACGGCGCCCGGGCACAGCGGCCAGCGGCGCCTGGCCTCCCGCAACGGCGAGCCCGGGGGTCCCTCGGCCGAGCCCGGCCCGGGGACCGAGTCCCAGAGCGCCCCCGACTCCTCCAACAGCCCACTCTGCTGCACCATCTGCCACCAGCGGCTGGAGGACACCCACTTCGTCCAGTGCCCCTCGGTGCCTGGTCACAAGTTCTGCTTCCCCTGTTCGCGGGAGAGCATCAAGTCGCAGGGAGCCAGCGGGGAGGTGTACTGCCCCAGCGGGGAGAAGTGCCCACTCATCGGCTCCAACGTGCCCTGGGCTTTCATGCAAGGGGAGATCGCCACTATCCTGGCTGGCGACATCAAGGTGAAGAAGGAGAGGGATCCGTGA